From the Gordonia bronchialis DSM 43247 genome, one window contains:
- a CDS encoding AurF N-oxygenase family protein: MTIQQEREIHDDTSTLERGTEVVSHRLLASAARLSRNALTEIDWDAPMDPRHYGCSPEWSTLYGTDYWAELTEEQRVRLTRHEFASIMSIGIWFEMLLQQLVIRDQYLGEYHSGEFQFALTEIADECRHSLMFAKATEKMVGTSYQPHPRIGKAGKLFGATTKNEVAYAGILVAEEILDVFQRGCMRDERVLPFIRTVNEIHVLEESRHMRYAREQVREAMAQAGPMKRRWSAYHTAVAASFIFTSLVRPQAYADAGLDKHRAVAEMRRNHHFQSMVRSGCAHLMEFLDEVGMLTPAAAKVYRKVHML, encoded by the coding sequence ATGACCATTCAGCAGGAACGCGAGATCCACGACGACACGAGCACGCTCGAGCGCGGCACCGAGGTGGTCTCCCACCGGCTGCTCGCCTCGGCCGCACGCCTGTCGCGCAATGCCCTGACCGAGATCGACTGGGACGCACCGATGGATCCGCGGCACTACGGCTGCAGCCCGGAATGGTCGACCCTGTACGGGACGGACTACTGGGCGGAGCTGACCGAAGAGCAGCGCGTGCGACTCACCCGCCACGAGTTCGCCTCGATCATGAGCATCGGCATCTGGTTCGAGATGCTCTTGCAGCAGTTGGTCATTCGCGACCAGTATCTCGGCGAGTACCACAGTGGCGAGTTCCAGTTCGCGTTGACCGAGATCGCCGACGAGTGCCGACACTCACTCATGTTCGCCAAGGCGACCGAGAAGATGGTGGGCACCTCGTATCAGCCTCATCCGCGGATCGGCAAGGCGGGCAAGCTCTTCGGCGCCACCACCAAGAACGAGGTCGCGTATGCGGGCATCCTCGTGGCCGAGGAGATTCTCGACGTGTTCCAGCGCGGATGCATGCGCGACGAGCGGGTCTTGCCGTTCATCCGAACGGTCAACGAGATCCACGTGCTCGAGGAGTCCCGCCACATGCGCTACGCGCGCGAGCAGGTGCGCGAGGCCATGGCCCAGGCCGGGCCGATGAAACGACGGTGGAGCGCGTATCACACGGCCGTCGCGGCGTCGTTCATCTTCACGAGTCTCGTTCGGCCGCAAGCATATGCCGATGCGGGCCTGGACAAGCACCGCGCGGTGGCCGAGATGCGCCGCAACCATCACTTCCAGTCGATGGTGCGCAGCGGATGCGCCCATCTGATGGAATTCCTCGACGAGGTCGGGATGCTCACCCCGGCCGCCGCGAAGGTGTACCGCAAGGTGCACATGCTCTGA
- a CDS encoding SDR family oxidoreductase, which yields MSTQKTAIVTGSARGIGAAVAKRLASDGLAVGVLDLDADACADTVKAITDAGGKAIAVGADVADEASVGRAVTQVFDQLGAPTVVVNNAGVLRDNLLFKMSVDDWDTVLAVHLRGAFNVTKAAQKYMVEAGWGRIVNLSSTSALGNRGQANYSAAKAGMQGFTKTLAIELGKFGVTANAIAPGFIATDMTAATAARVGADFEEFKKAAASQIPVNRVGVPEDIAHTASFFVSEGAGFVSGQVIYVAGGPKD from the coding sequence ATGAGCACTCAGAAGACCGCGATCGTCACCGGCTCGGCGCGAGGGATCGGCGCCGCCGTCGCCAAGCGCCTCGCGTCGGACGGATTGGCGGTGGGCGTTCTCGACCTCGACGCCGACGCCTGCGCCGACACCGTCAAAGCCATCACCGACGCTGGTGGCAAGGCTATTGCGGTGGGTGCCGACGTGGCCGACGAGGCGTCGGTCGGTCGTGCGGTCACCCAGGTTTTCGATCAGCTGGGCGCGCCGACCGTCGTGGTCAACAACGCCGGTGTGCTGCGCGACAACCTGCTGTTCAAGATGTCGGTCGACGACTGGGACACCGTCCTCGCCGTGCACCTGCGCGGTGCGTTCAATGTGACCAAGGCCGCACAGAAGTACATGGTCGAGGCCGGCTGGGGCCGCATCGTGAACCTGTCGAGCACCTCGGCGCTCGGTAACCGCGGACAGGCCAACTACTCCGCTGCCAAGGCCGGCATGCAGGGCTTCACCAAGACCCTGGCCATCGAACTCGGCAAGTTCGGCGTCACCGCCAACGCGATCGCCCCCGGCTTCATCGCGACGGACATGACCGCGGCCACCGCAGCGCGGGTCGGCGCCGACTTCGAGGAGTTCAAGAAGGCTGCCGCCTCGCAGATCCCGGTCAACCGCGTCGGCGTGCCCGAGGACATCGCCCACACCGCGTCGTTCTTCGTCAGCGAGGGCGCCGGATTCGTGTCCGGTCAGGTGATCTACGTCGCCGGTGGTCCCAAGGACTGA
- a CDS encoding ABC transporter permease, producing MRRLLRSTPLDVWLEPLVILVIGVGYFTWYTTTTFTETEEKSLGWSTLQTTILDHIKLTVTATVIVIAVAIPLGILLTRPALRRYSPIVVNLANVGQAAPAVGLLVLFTFWLGVGFKAAVVGLVVYAVLPILQNTIVGLRQVDARTIEASRGIGYSGLRTLVQVELPLAVPVILNGVRTALVILVGTATLSTFIGASSLGTLITTGITLFLPKLLVSGAILVGLLALIIDWLGRLFEFAATPKGLR from the coding sequence ATGAGACGCCTGCTGCGCAGCACCCCACTCGATGTGTGGCTGGAGCCGCTCGTCATCCTCGTCATCGGCGTCGGGTACTTCACCTGGTACACCACAACGACTTTCACCGAGACCGAGGAAAAATCGCTCGGTTGGTCGACTCTGCAGACCACCATCCTCGACCACATCAAGCTCACGGTGACCGCCACCGTGATCGTCATCGCGGTGGCCATCCCGCTGGGAATCCTGCTCACTCGGCCCGCACTGCGCCGCTACAGCCCCATCGTGGTGAACCTCGCCAACGTCGGACAAGCCGCACCGGCGGTCGGTCTGCTCGTCCTGTTCACCTTCTGGCTCGGCGTCGGGTTCAAGGCGGCCGTCGTCGGCCTCGTCGTCTACGCGGTGCTGCCGATCCTGCAGAACACGATTGTCGGATTGCGACAGGTGGACGCGCGCACCATCGAGGCCTCCCGCGGCATCGGCTATTCCGGGCTGCGAACGCTGGTGCAGGTCGAGCTGCCGCTGGCCGTTCCGGTCATCCTCAACGGCGTCCGGACCGCACTCGTCATCCTGGTCGGGACGGCCACGCTCAGTACCTTCATCGGCGCCTCGAGCCTGGGCACGCTCATCACCACGGGCATCACGCTGTTCCTGCCGAAACTACTGGTCTCCGGTGCCATCCTGGTGGGCCTGCTCGCGTTGATCATCGACTGGCTCGGCAGGCTCTTCGAGTTCGCCGCAACACCGAAGGGGCTGCGATGA
- a CDS encoding glycine betaine ABC transporter substrate-binding protein — protein sequence MSGAKAMRTSRGLLTVLSVVALLTIAGCGLVSSSGTFKTGALPDGAKPLAGAELVVTSKSFTEGVILGKITASYLASAGADVTDMTGAPGSASSRQAQLNGDADILWEYTGTAWVNYHQKTETISDPTELWKQVAAIEKSDYDLVWLPPANFNDTYAFAASPATAKRLNVRTLSDVARLPERDRTFCVDDEFFSRADGFLSMLAKYGIPYNKPNGVPPRNVTRMDAGVIYSATNNADPCNFGEVYTTDGRVKNLGLVLLDDDKKFFLPYSGTAVVRGEIMRKYPQLADLLGAISQRLTNDVMLDLNARVDIDGEDPADVAYDWLKSEGLIV from the coding sequence ATGAGCGGGGCGAAGGCGATGCGGACATCACGTGGTCTGCTGACGGTACTCTCCGTCGTCGCCCTGCTCACGATCGCCGGATGCGGGCTGGTCAGTTCGTCGGGCACGTTCAAGACCGGGGCGCTGCCCGACGGTGCCAAGCCGCTGGCGGGCGCCGAGCTCGTGGTGACGTCCAAGAGCTTCACCGAGGGCGTCATCCTGGGCAAGATCACCGCCAGCTACCTGGCGTCGGCCGGCGCCGACGTCACCGACATGACCGGTGCACCCGGCTCGGCGTCGTCGCGGCAGGCCCAACTCAACGGCGACGCGGACATCTTGTGGGAGTACACCGGCACCGCATGGGTGAACTATCACCAGAAGACCGAGACCATCAGTGATCCGACCGAACTGTGGAAGCAGGTCGCCGCGATCGAGAAGTCCGACTACGACCTGGTCTGGTTGCCGCCGGCCAACTTCAACGACACCTATGCCTTCGCGGCCTCACCCGCCACCGCGAAACGGCTCAACGTCCGAACGCTCTCCGACGTGGCGCGACTCCCCGAGCGGGACCGAACCTTCTGCGTCGACGACGAATTCTTCTCTCGCGCCGACGGATTCCTGTCCATGCTCGCCAAGTACGGGATTCCCTACAACAAGCCGAACGGCGTCCCGCCGCGCAACGTCACCCGGATGGATGCCGGGGTCATCTACTCGGCCACCAACAACGCGGACCCCTGCAATTTCGGCGAGGTGTACACCACCGACGGACGCGTGAAGAACCTCGGACTGGTTCTGCTCGACGACGACAAGAAGTTCTTCCTCCCCTACAGCGGCACGGCCGTGGTGCGCGGCGAGATCATGCGCAAATACCCGCAACTGGCCGACCTCCTCGGCGCCATCTCCCAGCGCCTCACCAACGACGTCATGCTCGACCTCAACGCCCGCGTCGACATCGACGGCGAGGACCCGGCCGACGTGGCCTACGACTGGCTCAAGAGCGAGGGACTCATCGTCTGA
- a CDS encoding GlsB/YeaQ/YmgE family stress response membrane protein, with product MLWTIISAIIVGLIIGALARLVMPGKQNIGVLMTIVLGVLGSLIGSWICYSLFGYNNENGGWQIIPFIVGVIVAVVLIAAYLAITGRKTHTTV from the coding sequence ATGCTTTGGACCATCATCAGTGCAATCATCGTCGGACTCATCATCGGTGCGCTCGCGCGCCTGGTCATGCCGGGTAAGCAGAACATCGGCGTCCTCATGACCATCGTGCTCGGCGTGCTGGGCTCGCTGATCGGCTCGTGGATCTGCTACAGCCTGTTCGGCTACAACAACGAGAACGGCGGATGGCAGATCATCCCGTTCATCGTGGGGGTGATCGTCGCCGTGGTGCTGATCGCCGCCTATCTGGCGATCACCGGGCGCAAGACCCACACGACGGTCTGA
- a CDS encoding ABC transporter ATP-binding protein has product MTDVNSRPTTPGDRTVTGTDIDLDGVVKRYRGTTKPAVERLDLHIDAGDIVAFVGPSGCGKTTTLKMINRLIEPTEGRIFIGGRDVTKENPDKLRQSIGYVIQSGGLFPHWSVSKNIGAIPRVLGWDKKRIADRTAYLLDLVGLDADTFADRLPKDMSGGQQQRVGVARALAADPPVLLMDEPFGAVDPITRVRLQDSLIAIQHELGKTIVIVTHDFEEATKLGDKVLILSEGGHVEQYAAPEEILASPATPFVEEFIGSGATLAHLTLTRVRDVEHNDVITARVGEPSGRVIDRARAAGHTWVVVVDEYDRPRAWPSLDELTSKPEVSDYVDHRLPVVARSSTLNDALDTMLAASQGGVLVTDGRGAVIGNLTIASVMEIIRGQLDEAREAEHIGYAEHEEGTGPIETPVVAADDEDTTVIDTDAQPTAVIERPAADGGGTASP; this is encoded by the coding sequence ATGACCGACGTCAACAGCCGGCCCACGACGCCGGGCGATCGCACCGTCACCGGAACCGACATCGACCTCGATGGCGTCGTCAAGCGTTACCGCGGGACCACCAAACCCGCGGTCGAGCGCCTCGACCTGCACATCGACGCCGGCGACATCGTCGCCTTCGTCGGGCCGTCGGGCTGCGGAAAGACCACTACCCTCAAGATGATCAACCGGCTCATCGAACCCACCGAGGGTCGTATCTTCATCGGCGGCCGCGACGTCACCAAGGAGAATCCCGACAAACTGCGCCAGTCGATCGGCTATGTCATCCAGTCCGGCGGACTGTTCCCGCACTGGTCGGTGTCGAAGAACATCGGCGCCATCCCGCGCGTCCTCGGCTGGGACAAGAAGCGAATCGCCGACCGCACCGCCTACCTCCTCGATCTCGTCGGTCTCGACGCCGACACCTTTGCCGACCGGCTCCCCAAGGACATGTCCGGCGGTCAGCAGCAGCGGGTCGGCGTGGCCCGCGCGCTGGCCGCCGATCCGCCGGTGCTGCTGATGGACGAGCCGTTTGGAGCCGTCGACCCCATCACGCGGGTTCGGCTGCAGGACAGTCTGATCGCCATTCAGCACGAACTCGGCAAGACGATCGTGATCGTCACCCATGATTTCGAGGAGGCCACCAAACTCGGCGACAAGGTGCTCATCCTGTCCGAGGGCGGGCACGTGGAGCAGTACGCGGCACCCGAGGAGATCCTCGCCAGCCCGGCGACACCGTTCGTCGAGGAGTTCATCGGGTCCGGCGCGACGCTCGCGCATCTGACGTTGACCCGGGTCCGCGACGTCGAACACAACGACGTCATCACCGCCCGCGTCGGCGAACCGTCCGGCCGGGTCATCGACCGGGCGCGGGCCGCCGGTCACACGTGGGTGGTCGTCGTCGACGAATACGACCGGCCGCGCGCCTGGCCGTCGCTGGACGAGCTCACCTCCAAACCCGAGGTCTCCGACTACGTCGACCATCGGCTGCCGGTGGTCGCCCGTAGCTCAACCCTCAACGACGCCCTCGACACGATGCTCGCCGCGAGTCAGGGCGGTGTGCTGGTCACCGACGGCCGGGGCGCGGTGATCGGCAACCTCACCATCGCCTCGGTCATGGAGATCATCCGCGGTCAGCTCGACGAAGCACGGGAAGCCGAACACATCGGCTACGCCGAACACGAGGAGGGCACCGGCCCCATCGAGACACCCGTCGTCGCCGCCGACGACGAAGACACGACGGTGATCGACACCGATGCCCAACCGACCGCCGTCATCGAACGTCCGGCGGCCGACGGCGGAGGCACCGCCTCACCATGA
- a CDS encoding vitamin K epoxide reductase family protein, with protein sequence MHESVEPEPDDEAAILAEVVGSWNRIVAWTLTVGGLISFVAAFTLTIERFELAENPKYVPSCSFNPVLSCGSVMATPQAAVFGFPNPMIGIAAFAVAVTFGLGLFAGARFAGWFWAGLQVGVTLGMVFICWLIYQSLYEIGALCPYCMVVWAMMIPIFVFVSVRNAHASGLTSRSSFVALLARNHALIITVWVLVIIALVGQRFWSYWSSLY encoded by the coding sequence GTGCATGAGTCCGTCGAACCAGAACCCGACGACGAGGCCGCCATCCTCGCCGAGGTCGTCGGCTCCTGGAACCGGATCGTCGCCTGGACGCTGACCGTGGGCGGTCTGATCTCGTTCGTCGCGGCGTTCACCCTCACCATCGAGCGCTTCGAGCTGGCGGAGAACCCGAAGTACGTGCCGTCGTGCAGCTTCAACCCGGTGCTGTCGTGCGGATCGGTGATGGCCACGCCGCAGGCGGCGGTTTTCGGCTTCCCGAACCCGATGATCGGCATCGCGGCCTTCGCGGTGGCCGTGACCTTTGGATTGGGGTTGTTCGCGGGAGCCCGGTTCGCCGGCTGGTTCTGGGCGGGTTTGCAGGTCGGGGTCACGCTGGGGATGGTCTTCATCTGCTGGCTGATCTATCAGAGCCTCTACGAGATCGGTGCTCTGTGCCCGTACTGCATGGTGGTGTGGGCGATGATGATCCCGATCTTCGTCTTCGTCAGTGTCCGCAATGCGCACGCCAGTGGGCTGACGTCGCGGTCATCGTTTGTCGCGTTGCTCGCCCGCAATCACGCGCTGATCATCACGGTGTGGGTGCTGGTGATCATCGCCCTTGTCGGACAACGTTTCTGGTCGTACTGGTCTAGTCTGTACTGA